A window of Flavobacterium psychrophilum genomic DNA:
TCGTTTTCCGGCAGATTAAATGCAGTTTCTATACAAGTATCTGTGTATTCTTTACCAAAACAGGTACTTCCATCATGCTCAACCTTAGGCTTCTTTAGATATTCCAGCCACCCATAATAGGCGCATCCCAAAGCGAGGCCATTATCGGCAGCGGCAGGTTCAAAATAAATGTTTTTTGCAATACCACTATCTTCCAGTTTAGCATTTGCCACAGCATTTAAAGCTACACCGCCTGTATAACATAAATTTTCATGGGGAAAGCGCTCCAAACGATTTTCGATGCATTGCAATACCGCTTTTTCTACCTGTTCCTGCGCCCAATAGGCAACATTAGCATAATAATCAAAGTTTTGTTTAAAGTGTTCATAGCCCTGAAACGGATTTACAAATTGACTCTTCCAGTCATCGTTAACATACAGATTTCCATTAATAAATTCAAAGGCTTCAAAATTAAATACACCCGAATTTCCGAATGGTGCAAGTCCCATTAATTTTCCAACATCATCCATATCTCCAAAAACATAATTGCTGACAGCAGCATAAAAGCCACCTATAGAGTGTTGTGTAGTTGGGAGTGAAAACAAGCTTTCTCCTGATTCAGCCATTTTACTAAAATCTTTTGATAGAGGAGTAAGTATTTGTCCATCAAAATGATAAAAACTGTCTTTTTCGCAAACCATTTGAATTTCATTCAGTACATCTTCTGAAATGGATTGTTTTTGCTCAGGGTGAAGTTCTATAAATTGATGTAGCGGACTTCCGCAGCCATCAATCACCATTACTGCGCATTCAGAGAAGGGAGACGTTCCTACAGCACTATAGGCATGCGCCAAATGATGGGAAATAGTAACGACATTAAGAAGTTCGTTTCCGGCAAAAATCCTTTTACCTTTATATTGGTTGCGTTCGGGAATTTCAAAATTAGCACATTGTACAACGAGTGAGATATCTTTTAGTTCAATACCCTCTGCATCCAGGCAATATTGAATAGCTAGTGTATCATTGCCTCCGTCATGCTTTATCCTGGTAAGGCGTTCTTTTTCAATACCAACACAAATCTTTCCGTCTTTTAACAGAACCGCTGAACAATTATGTGATAATCCGGTTCCTAAAATATAAATTGGAGAACTCATCTGAGAATACATTTTTGTAAATATATTGCGACAGAATATATTAATAGTAAGTATTTCTACCTGTTTATTTAACCGCTTCCTTATATACCCGCAAAGCACGTTCTCTGGCTTCTTTATGGTCTACAATTGGCCTGTAATCAAGGTCTTCAAATTCAGGAACCCATTTACGTATATATTTCAGGTCTTTATCAAATTTCTTAACCTGTTCGCTGGGATTAAAAATCCTGAAATAGGGAGCTGCATCTACGCCACTGCCTGCTGCCCATTGCCAGTTACCAATATTACTGGACTGCTCATAATCAAATAACTTTTCAGCAAAGTAAGCCTCTCCCCAACGCCAGTCAATTAATAGGTGTTTGCATAAAAAGCTTGCAACAACCATACGCACACGATTGTGCATCGTTCCTGTTGCATTTAGTTCCCGCACACCTGCATCTACGATAGGGTATCCTGTTTTTCCTTCGCACCACGCTTTGAACTCAGTTTCATTATTCCGCCATTTTATATCGTCATATTTAGGGCGGAAACTTTTTGTTACCGTTTCAGGGAAATGCCAAAGTATCTGCATGAAGAATTCGCGCCATATTAATTCATTAAGAAATGTTTCTTTACTGTTCTCCGAAGCTTTCTTAACAACTTCCCTGATACTTACGGCTCCAAATCGCAAATACGGACTAAGGTGTGATGTACCGTCAATTGCGGGAAAATCACGGGTGTCTTTATAATTTGTAATTACCGGACCGGAAAGATCAAAAGTTATAGGTTTGATTTTAGATTCAGTAAAACCAATATCATGTAAGCTTAAAAAAGGGTAGGAGTGAGATGCGATATTTTCAATTTTATTCTCTGAATGATGCATCCTTAGAGATTGTTTATGAAAGGCATCCTTCCACTTTTTCATATAAGGGGTGTATACAACATAAGGAGTTCCATCATCTTTCACGACCTGGTTTTTTTCGAATATAACCTGATCCTTAAATGTTTCAAAATCAATAGTATTATCCGCTAACAACTGATGTATTTGTTTATCCCTTTTTAAAGCATATGGCTCATAATCATGATTGGTATACACTGCTGTAATATCATGCTCTTTAAGTAATTGCGTGAAGATATTTTCAGGTTCGTCATGAAATACGGCCAATGACTTTTTATGCTTTTTAAGTTCGCTATTTAAATCGTCAAGGAGCTTATGTATAAATGATACGCGGGCATCATCTTTCGATAATTCAGCGAGTATATTTTTGTCAAAAATAAAAATTGGAAGCACATTGTCGTCAGCACTTAAAGCTTCAAAAAGTCCTGTGTTATCTTTTAAACGCAAATCACGTCTAAACCAGAATATCGTCATATAAAATATTATTTCATTTCACCAAAAAGCTCAATCAGCTTTTTTTCACGGAAGTCAAATATCTCCTTAAGTTTTGGTTTTACCAAAAAAGGATGTACCATTTTACCAAGAAAACCAAAGGGTAATTTGTAATGTACAATGTCTTCCATTTCTACGCCTCCGGGAATTTCTTTTAAAAAATGTTTATGATGCCAAAAGCTGTAAGGACCAAAACGCTGCTCGTCAACAAAATATTTCAGATTTTCTGCGTGTGTTATTTCAGTTACCCA
This region includes:
- a CDS encoding deoxyribodipyrimidine photolyase; the protein is MTIFWFRRDLRLKDNTGLFEALSADDNVLPIFIFDKNILAELSKDDARVSFIHKLLDDLNSELKKHKKSLAVFHDEPENIFTQLLKEHDITAVYTNHDYEPYALKRDKQIHQLLADNTIDFETFKDQVIFEKNQVVKDDGTPYVVYTPYMKKWKDAFHKQSLRMHHSENKIENIASHSYPFLSLHDIGFTESKIKPITFDLSGPVITNYKDTRDFPAIDGTSHLSPYLRFGAVSIREVVKKASENSKETFLNELIWREFFMQILWHFPETVTKSFRPKYDDIKWRNNETEFKAWCEGKTGYPIVDAGVRELNATGTMHNRVRMVVASFLCKHLLIDWRWGEAYFAEKLFDYEQSSNIGNWQWAAGSGVDAAPYFRIFNPSEQVKKFDKDLKYIRKWVPEFEDLDYRPIVDHKEARERALRVYKEAVK
- a CDS encoding cell division inhibitor — its product is MLNSVHTTQKLPISVQQAWDFLSDPKNLAVITPPSMGFVTLSGDDRSIFPGQIIEYTVTPLLGIKVGWVTEITHAENLKYFVDEQRFGPYSFWHHKHFLKEIPGGVEMEDIVHYKLPFGFLGKMVHPFLVKPKLKEIFDFREKKLIELFGEMK